The following proteins come from a genomic window of Pseudomonas putida:
- a CDS encoding TolC family outer membrane protein — protein MRVFNPITSAILLAMACANVQAMSLTEAVQSAVDYHPEISSNRNSRLSADEDVKFARGGYYPTVDLVAGYGRQRSDNLNTRGLNADGTRNHNKETLNYTQSELRLRQMIFDGFNTANEVGRTEAVATSRAYYTQAVAQDVALRAIEVYLEVLKRRELVTLAKNNLQAHLRVSDQIGLRSERGVGSTADLDQSRARRALAENNLDTAEVDLADAEANFYSVVGRLPDELEGPQSVKVEMPGTLDEAREGMRQNNPYLKSAQADVNAAEQQYEVAKSPFYPRLDAVLATGANNNLGGEKGHSNNDWQAGVELSYNLFRGGSDKARLQSDAHKINQALDIRNNALRELTENLSLAWNAMNNARKQTPTAREYAETTQRVRAAYQDQFGLGQRTLLDVLDSENELYNANRRYTEVRYTEEYSMYRVLATMGELLSKQRISLPPEAIANNDVRTEARLPDMR, from the coding sequence ATGCGCGTGTTCAACCCCATCACCAGTGCAATTCTGTTGGCCATGGCGTGCGCCAACGTTCAGGCGATGTCGCTCACCGAGGCTGTCCAGAGCGCTGTGGACTACCACCCGGAAATAAGCTCCAACCGTAACAGCAGGTTGTCAGCCGACGAGGACGTGAAATTTGCCCGTGGTGGGTACTATCCAACCGTCGACCTGGTAGCCGGGTACGGCAGACAGCGCTCGGACAACCTCAACACCCGCGGCCTGAACGCTGACGGTACCCGCAACCACAACAAGGAAACCCTGAACTACACCCAGTCCGAACTGCGTCTTCGGCAAATGATCTTCGATGGTTTCAACACAGCCAACGAAGTGGGCCGTACCGAGGCGGTGGCCACCTCCCGCGCCTACTACACTCAGGCCGTCGCCCAAGATGTCGCCCTGCGAGCCATCGAGGTGTACCTGGAAGTGCTGAAACGCCGAGAGTTGGTGACCCTGGCAAAGAACAACCTGCAGGCGCACCTGCGCGTCAGCGATCAGATAGGCCTGCGTAGCGAGCGGGGCGTAGGCAGCACCGCCGACCTTGACCAATCCCGCGCACGCCGGGCTCTGGCGGAAAACAATCTGGACACCGCCGAGGTCGACCTGGCCGATGCCGAGGCCAACTTCTACAGCGTGGTCGGCCGCCTGCCGGATGAGCTGGAAGGCCCGCAATCGGTCAAGGTGGAAATGCCGGGCACTCTGGACGAGGCGCGCGAAGGCATGCGCCAGAACAATCCCTACCTGAAATCTGCACAGGCCGACGTCAATGCCGCCGAGCAGCAGTACGAAGTGGCCAAGTCGCCCTTCTACCCACGCCTGGACGCGGTGCTGGCCACCGGCGCCAACAACAACCTCGGTGGCGAAAAAGGCCACAGCAACAACGACTGGCAGGCCGGCGTCGAACTCAGCTACAACCTGTTCCGCGGCGGCAGCGACAAAGCCCGCCTGCAGTCCGACGCGCACAAGATCAACCAGGCACTGGACATCCGCAACAACGCGCTGCGCGAGCTGACCGAAAACCTCAGCCTGGCCTGGAACGCGATGAACAACGCCCGTAAACAGACCCCTACCGCCCGTGAGTACGCAGAAACGACGCAACGTGTGCGCGCCGCCTATCAGGACCAGTTCGGCCTGGGCCAACGCACCCTGCTCGATGTGCTGGACAGCGAGAATGAGCTGTACAACGCCAACCGCCGTTACACCGAGGTGCGTTACACCGAGGAGTATTCGATGTATCGCGTGCTGGCGACCATGGGTGAGCTGCTGAGCAAACAGCGTATTTCACTGCCGCCAGAGGCCATCGCCAACAACGACGTACGCACCGAGGCCAGGTTGCCCGACATGCGTTGA
- a CDS encoding type I secretion system permease/ATPase, with product MQSAQPRPDVDDPLLDGLLILCRLHGRPASRASLSSGLPLFQQRLGADLLPRAAARAGLQGRVLQRELATISPLNLPVLLLLKDGRSAVLQRWSEDGQALILPCEAEGGEQWVAREALEQAYAGHALFARPRHTLEEVRSPLLPRVEAWFRDTLRHSRWLYGDALLASLLINLLGLMVPLFVMQTYDRVVPNQALSTLWVLVAGLFIGTAFELVLRMVRAHLLDQAGKKTDLILSAALFERITGMAMKAKPASIGGFAQSIHDFQGLREFLTAVTLTSIIDLPFVALMLLVIGLLGGWLVLIPLIAFPLAVGFALFIQARLRDTVQKSLSLGAVRQALLIETLGGLETLKACGAESERQYQWEHTNGAMARLDAHARNLSSLASNGTLFIQQFCGMATIVAGVYSIIAGNLSVGALVASYMLGSRVLAPLGQIAGLITRYQQAQLTMRSTDALMALPQERQAEQQALEHTTLKGGLTLSHVSFRYPEQTSPALQDVNVAIKPGERIGIIGRSGSGKSTLGRLLMGFHHPEEGQVLLDNLDLRQLDIADLRSQLGYVAHDLPLLAGSLRDNLTLGARHVSDARMLEVAELTGVSELARQHPQGFDRPVGERGQLLSGGQRQAVLLARALLLEPPILILDEPTSHMDNSSEEQLRQRLLNWVPGKTLLLVTHRTSMLSLVDRLLVLDNGKIVADGPKDAVIDALRKGRIGAAL from the coding sequence ATGCAAAGCGCACAACCGCGCCCCGATGTCGATGACCCCCTGCTCGATGGCCTGCTGATTCTGTGCCGCCTGCACGGTCGGCCGGCCAGCCGCGCCAGCCTGAGCAGTGGGCTGCCACTGTTTCAACAACGCCTGGGGGCGGATTTGCTGCCACGCGCTGCCGCGCGTGCCGGCTTGCAAGGGCGTGTGCTGCAGCGTGAGCTGGCGACCATTTCGCCGCTCAACCTGCCGGTGCTGCTGTTGCTCAAAGACGGCCGCAGCGCGGTGCTGCAGCGCTGGAGCGAAGATGGCCAGGCGCTGATCCTGCCCTGCGAGGCTGAGGGCGGCGAACAATGGGTAGCGCGCGAGGCGCTGGAACAGGCCTACGCAGGTCACGCCCTGTTCGCACGACCCCGTCATACCCTGGAGGAAGTCCGCTCGCCGCTGCTGCCGCGGGTCGAGGCCTGGTTCCGCGATACCTTGCGCCATTCCCGCTGGCTGTACGGCGATGCTTTGCTGGCCAGCCTGCTGATCAACCTGCTGGGCCTGATGGTGCCGCTGTTCGTGATGCAGACCTATGATCGCGTGGTACCCAACCAGGCACTTTCAACCTTGTGGGTACTGGTCGCCGGCCTGTTCATAGGCACCGCCTTCGAGCTGGTGCTGCGCATGGTCCGCGCCCACCTGCTGGACCAGGCAGGCAAGAAGACCGACCTGATCCTCTCCGCCGCTCTGTTCGAACGCATCACCGGCATGGCCATGAAAGCCAAACCTGCCAGCATCGGCGGCTTCGCCCAGAGCATCCACGACTTCCAGGGCCTGCGCGAATTCCTTACCGCAGTTACCCTGACCAGCATCATCGACCTGCCCTTCGTCGCCCTCATGCTACTGGTGATCGGCCTGCTGGGCGGCTGGCTGGTACTGATCCCGCTGATCGCCTTCCCGCTGGCGGTGGGCTTTGCCCTGTTCATCCAGGCACGCCTGCGCGACACCGTGCAAAAAAGCCTCAGCCTCGGTGCGGTACGCCAGGCATTGCTGATCGAAACCCTCGGTGGCCTGGAAACCCTCAAGGCCTGCGGTGCCGAGAGCGAGCGCCAGTACCAGTGGGAACACACCAATGGCGCCATGGCCCGCCTCGACGCCCACGCCCGCAACCTGTCGTCGCTGGCCAGCAACGGCACGCTGTTCATCCAGCAATTCTGCGGCATGGCCACCATCGTCGCCGGGGTATACAGCATCATCGCTGGCAACCTCAGTGTCGGCGCTCTGGTAGCCAGTTACATGCTCGGTAGCCGGGTTTTGGCACCGCTCGGCCAGATTGCAGGGCTGATCACCCGCTATCAGCAAGCGCAACTGACGATGCGCAGCACCGATGCCCTGATGGCCCTGCCGCAAGAACGCCAGGCCGAACAGCAAGCCCTGGAGCACACTACCCTCAAGGGCGGCCTGACCCTCAGCCATGTCAGCTTCCGCTACCCGGAACAGACCAGCCCGGCACTGCAGGATGTGAACGTGGCCATAAAGCCGGGTGAGCGGATTGGCATCATCGGCCGCAGCGGCTCGGGCAAAAGCACCCTGGGCCGCCTGCTGATGGGCTTTCATCACCCGGAAGAAGGCCAGGTATTGCTGGACAACCTCGACCTGCGCCAACTGGACATCGCCGACCTGCGCAGCCAGCTTGGCTACGTCGCCCATGACCTGCCGCTGCTGGCCGGCAGCCTGCGTGACAACCTGACCCTCGGTGCCCGCCACGTAAGCGATGCACGCATGCTCGAAGTGGCCGAACTGACCGGCGTCAGCGAGCTGGCCCGCCAGCACCCGCAGGGTTTCGACCGCCCGGTGGGCGAACGCGGCCAATTGCTTTCCGGCGGGCAGCGCCAGGCCGTGCTGCTGGCCCGCGCGCTGTTGCTGGAGCCGCCCATCCTGATCCTCGACGAACCTACCAGCCACATGGACAACAGCAGCGAAGAGCAACTGCGCCAGCGACTGCTGAACTGGGTGCCCGGCAAGACCCTGCTGCTGGTCACCCACCGCACCTCGATGCTGAGCCTGGTGGACCGGCTGCTGGTGCTGGACAACGGCAAGATCGTCGCCGACGGGCCAAAGGATGCGGTTATCGATGCCCTGCGCAAGGGCCGTATTGGCGCAGCTCTCTAG
- a CDS encoding HlyD family type I secretion periplasmic adaptor subunit, with amino-acid sequence MPIGHSVRSTHSSADKRTEHDYMPELASATLQDSPRLSRLTVWLAAALLLAAVIWASLAVLDEVTVGEGKAIPSSKVQVVQNLEGGIVTEIFVREGQMVDKGATLLRLDDTRFKSNKGESEADRYALTAQVERLSAEAEGRPFVLSEEVRAKAPQVAEDELSLYDSRQRRLASEKQTLNEQLRQKTQELAEFRSKVEQYRSAVGLLQQELNMSAPLVSKGAISPVEILRLKQRTVEARGQLNATSLAIPRAEAAVAEIRSKIQESDASFRSEAAKELNDKRTELSKITATSIAIDDRVNRTTVVSPVHGIVKMLKVNTIGGVVQPGSDLVEIVPIEDNLLIEAKVRPQDVAFLHPGQPAMVKFSAYDYTIYGGMKAKLELISADTVTDDKGNAFYLIQVRTEKNHLGGDNKPLLIIPGMVATVDIITGQKSVLDYLLKPVLKARTEALRER; translated from the coding sequence ATGCCCATCGGCCACAGCGTGCGCAGTACCCACAGCAGCGCTGACAAGCGCACCGAACACGACTACATGCCAGAACTGGCCAGCGCCACCCTGCAAGACTCCCCGCGCCTGTCACGCCTGACCGTGTGGCTGGCAGCGGCGCTACTGCTGGCGGCAGTGATCTGGGCAAGCCTGGCGGTGCTCGACGAGGTGACTGTCGGCGAAGGCAAGGCGATCCCTTCGAGCAAGGTGCAGGTGGTGCAGAACCTGGAGGGCGGCATCGTCACCGAGATTTTCGTGCGCGAAGGCCAGATGGTGGACAAAGGCGCCACCCTGCTGCGCCTGGACGACACGCGGTTCAAGTCCAACAAAGGTGAAAGCGAGGCCGACCGCTATGCCCTGACCGCACAGGTCGAGCGGCTGTCCGCCGAAGCCGAAGGACGGCCCTTTGTGCTGTCCGAGGAGGTCCGCGCCAAGGCGCCCCAGGTAGCCGAGGACGAACTGTCGCTGTACGACTCGCGCCAGCGCCGCCTGGCCAGTGAAAAGCAGACCCTCAACGAGCAGTTGCGACAGAAAACCCAAGAGCTGGCCGAGTTCCGTTCCAAGGTCGAACAGTACCGCTCGGCGGTAGGCCTGCTGCAGCAGGAACTAAACATGTCCGCGCCGCTGGTGAGCAAGGGTGCCATTTCACCGGTAGAAATCCTGCGCCTCAAGCAACGTACCGTGGAAGCTCGCGGCCAGCTCAACGCCACCAGCCTGGCCATCCCCCGCGCCGAGGCAGCCGTGGCCGAGATCAGGAGCAAGATCCAGGAATCGGATGCCAGCTTCCGCTCCGAGGCCGCCAAGGAGCTCAACGACAAACGCACGGAGCTGTCGAAGATCACCGCCACCAGCATCGCCATCGACGACCGGGTCAACCGCACTACCGTGGTTTCGCCGGTGCATGGCATCGTCAAGATGCTCAAAGTCAACACAATTGGCGGCGTGGTGCAGCCGGGCAGCGACCTGGTGGAGATCGTGCCGATCGAGGACAACCTGCTGATCGAGGCCAAGGTGCGGCCACAGGACGTGGCATTCCTGCACCCGGGGCAGCCGGCGATGGTGAAGTTCAGCGCGTATGACTACACCATTTATGGCGGCATGAAGGCCAAGCTTGAGTTGATCAGTGCCGATACCGTGACCGATGACAAGGGCAATGCGTTTTACCTGATTCAGGTGCGCACCGAGAAGAACCACCTGGGAGGCGATAACAAACCGCTGCTGATCATCCCCGGGATGGTCGCCACGGTAGATATCATCACCGGGCAGAAGAGTGTGCTGGATTATCTGCTCAAGCCGGTGCTCAAGGCACGGACCGAGGCGTTGCGGGAGCGGTGA